In a genomic window of uncultured Sphaerochaeta sp.:
- a CDS encoding sn-glycerol-1-phosphate dehydrogenase: MDTKISLVQNGALQKVGPVFVEAFGHTPALLIADGNTQRVAGFAVARSLEQVGIEVRQLVFPATPQPYADEHSIAQARLSLGLDNSIAVVLGSGTLNDITKRASSELDRPYMVVATAPSVDGYTSYGAAVSIGGFKQTLPCAAPMVVLADTQILCEAPSAMIASGFGDCMAKFTAGMDWILADLLGVQVIRDDVWTMVQKPLKQVYQQHQGIAKRETRAIGQLFDALSASGFAMQIMHDSRPASGAEHLISHIWEMEHLSKDGLPVSHGFKVAVGTLAVAFLYENLLALDISDCYGNPSESWEEREAALKAFFADEKVASQSLVIAKSKFLEKEALLDRRKQLIALLPQLKERITSQLPPYQELKHAMQLVGCPTHPRDINATLEDLKRAMVGAQMIRSRYTVLDLYYELGLFDQALLCIEGM, from the coding sequence ATGGATACGAAGATCTCACTGGTACAGAATGGTGCGCTCCAAAAGGTTGGCCCAGTCTTTGTCGAGGCATTCGGCCATACCCCGGCTCTTCTCATTGCAGACGGAAACACCCAGCGTGTGGCTGGGTTTGCTGTTGCCCGAAGCCTTGAGCAAGTGGGCATCGAGGTCCGCCAGCTCGTGTTTCCCGCCACTCCCCAGCCGTATGCTGACGAGCACTCCATCGCCCAAGCCCGGCTGAGTCTTGGACTCGACAACAGCATTGCAGTTGTTCTTGGTTCAGGGACACTCAACGACATCACCAAACGGGCTTCCTCCGAGCTCGACCGCCCCTACATGGTGGTGGCCACCGCCCCGAGTGTGGATGGCTATACCTCCTATGGTGCTGCAGTATCGATCGGTGGCTTCAAGCAGACTCTTCCTTGTGCCGCTCCCATGGTTGTGCTTGCCGATACCCAGATTCTCTGTGAGGCTCCTTCTGCCATGATCGCAAGTGGTTTTGGTGACTGTATGGCCAAGTTCACCGCCGGTATGGATTGGATTCTTGCCGACCTCTTGGGGGTGCAGGTCATCCGTGACGATGTCTGGACGATGGTGCAGAAGCCACTGAAGCAGGTGTATCAGCAGCATCAGGGCATTGCAAAGCGGGAGACGAGGGCCATCGGCCAGCTCTTTGATGCCCTGTCTGCAAGTGGGTTTGCCATGCAGATCATGCATGACAGCCGTCCTGCCAGCGGAGCTGAGCATCTGATCAGCCACATCTGGGAGATGGAGCATCTGAGCAAGGATGGGCTGCCGGTCAGCCACGGTTTCAAGGTTGCCGTGGGAACCTTGGCAGTGGCCTTTCTCTATGAGAACCTGCTTGCACTGGACATCTCCGACTGCTATGGGAATCCTTCCGAGAGTTGGGAGGAGCGGGAGGCCGCTCTCAAGGCCTTCTTTGCTGATGAGAAGGTGGCAAGCCAAAGCCTTGTCATAGCCAAGAGCAAGTTCCTGGAAAAGGAAGCTCTGTTGGACCGGAGAAAGCAGCTCATAGCCCTGCTTCCCCAGCTCAAGGAGCGTATCACCAGCCAGCTTCCTCCCTATCAGGAACTGAAGCATGCGATGCAGTTGGTCGGCTGCCCGACTCACCCCAGGGATATCAACGCAACCCTTGAGGACCTGAAGCGTGCCATGGTTGGGGCGCAGATGATCCGCAGCCGCTATACCGTGCTCGATCTCTACTATGAGCTGGGGCTTTTTGACCAAGCTCTGCTTTGCATTGAGGGAATGTAG
- a CDS encoding glycoside hydrolase family 2 TIM barrel-domain containing protein, translating to METIYLDHLHNQAYLKPYQQKCITSETLIDPGNREALSLDGTWQLCPDQYDTCLRARWFAYKPPVTSPQDCDFEGWQETTVPSCWNTLTPKWEFYEGTMLYQRRFACTREAQKRYWLCFEGVANRAYLFLNGHYLGFHEGSSTPFSVEVTDFLEPANHLLLSVNNSRLATSVPSDNTDWFNYGGIYREVSLVALPAVFIKRWFVHLVDENTLSIEVECSDSVPVEVRCPELGLEETLSCEEGKATLIVPFTGTAWSVEDPVRYRFAFVADEDRVEDLIGLRLIKTEKTAMLLNGKELFLRGVCLHEDHPDFGRFVNENLLRRSLDEAKSLGCNCIRLSHYPHHRLMAKLADELGLLLWEEIAVYWGLAFAEQQTLASAQNQLSELIVRDRNRGSVIIWSVGNENPDTDDRLAFMSSLADLAHTLDPSRLVGAACLVNEAKLCIEDRLEEKLDVIGLNEYYGWYDGDWAKLETLLANSAKDKPVLVTEFGAGAKSGFHDAKEALFSEEKQASVYQRQFARILRTGYIQGTFAWILYDFRSPRRMNRYQMGYNRKGLLDERRRHHKLAYQVVQKQYENLKTLGR from the coding sequence ATGGAAACCATCTATCTCGACCATTTGCACAACCAAGCCTATCTCAAGCCCTATCAGCAGAAATGCATCACCAGCGAGACCCTGATCGATCCGGGAAATCGTGAGGCGCTCAGCCTCGACGGTACGTGGCAACTCTGCCCTGACCAGTATGATACCTGCCTTCGTGCACGATGGTTTGCGTACAAGCCTCCCGTTACTTCCCCACAGGATTGTGACTTCGAGGGGTGGCAGGAGACCACCGTTCCCTCCTGCTGGAACACCCTCACCCCCAAGTGGGAGTTCTATGAGGGCACGATGCTCTACCAACGACGATTTGCCTGTACCAGGGAAGCCCAAAAGCGGTATTGGCTCTGCTTTGAGGGAGTGGCCAACCGTGCCTATCTCTTTCTCAATGGTCACTACCTGGGCTTCCATGAGGGGTCTTCCACTCCCTTCTCGGTCGAAGTGACCGATTTCCTTGAGCCTGCCAATCATCTGCTGCTGTCGGTGAACAACTCACGGCTTGCCACCTCGGTGCCTTCGGACAATACCGATTGGTTCAACTATGGGGGCATCTATCGTGAGGTCTCCCTCGTTGCCCTGCCGGCTGTTTTCATCAAGCGGTGGTTTGTCCATCTTGTTGACGAGAACACCCTCTCCATCGAGGTGGAGTGCTCGGATTCTGTGCCGGTAGAGGTACGCTGCCCTGAATTGGGCCTTGAGGAGACCCTGAGCTGTGAGGAGGGGAAGGCTACGCTGATTGTTCCTTTCACGGGCACAGCATGGAGTGTGGAGGACCCTGTCCGGTATCGGTTTGCCTTCGTTGCAGATGAGGATAGGGTGGAAGACCTGATTGGACTGCGTCTGATCAAGACCGAGAAGACAGCAATGCTGCTCAATGGGAAAGAGCTGTTCCTCCGGGGCGTCTGCCTGCATGAGGACCATCCCGATTTCGGGCGCTTCGTCAATGAGAACCTGCTCAGGCGCAGCCTTGATGAGGCGAAAAGCCTGGGCTGCAACTGCATCCGGCTCTCCCACTATCCCCACCACCGCCTGATGGCCAAGCTTGCCGATGAGCTGGGACTGCTGTTGTGGGAGGAAATAGCCGTTTACTGGGGCTTGGCCTTTGCCGAGCAGCAGACCTTGGCAAGTGCCCAAAACCAGCTCTCCGAGTTGATCGTCCGTGACCGCAACCGAGGCAGTGTCATCATCTGGTCGGTGGGCAACGAGAATCCTGATACGGATGACAGGCTTGCCTTCATGTCCTCTTTGGCTGACCTTGCGCATACCCTCGACCCTTCCCGTCTGGTGGGAGCGGCTTGTCTGGTGAATGAGGCGAAGCTGTGCATCGAGGATAGGCTGGAGGAGAAGCTGGATGTCATCGGCCTGAACGAGTACTACGGCTGGTATGATGGGGACTGGGCCAAGCTGGAAACGCTGCTTGCCAATTCTGCCAAGGACAAACCGGTACTGGTGACCGAGTTCGGGGCCGGGGCGAAGTCAGGTTTTCATGATGCGAAGGAGGCCCTCTTCTCGGAGGAGAAGCAGGCCTCAGTCTACCAACGCCAGTTTGCGCGCATCCTCAGGACAGGATACATCCAAGGCACCTTTGCCTGGATTCTCTACGACTTCCGTTCGCCCAGGCGGATGAACCGCTACCAGATGGGGTACAACCGCAAGGGTTTGCTGGATGAACGGAGGCGGCATCACAAACTCGCCTACCAGGTGGTCCAAAAGCAGTATGAGAACCTGAAGACTTTGGGAAGATAA
- a CDS encoding SGNH/GDSL hydrolase family protein yields MTTPTFSILADSISTFAGFVPEENELFYPREGVDVTHVEHTWWHRLIQRTGLRLLTNESYSGSRISYTGIRPLTSCFQDEKRQSRLGGDLIIIFGGTNDWGQADQPTTKEVFTEAYENLVAQMLKRHSTSELYFCTPLQRTDRALDEPNMHGWTQLELAASIRSIVAAHPKARLIDLAAFPIHAGDGMLTDNLHPTRQGMETLSHLIQQGLGL; encoded by the coding sequence ATGACAACACCAACCTTTTCCATCCTTGCCGATTCCATCTCCACCTTTGCGGGCTTTGTCCCCGAGGAGAATGAGCTCTTCTACCCCCGTGAAGGGGTCGATGTCACCCATGTCGAACATACCTGGTGGCACCGTCTGATCCAGCGCACAGGCCTCAGGCTCCTGACCAACGAGTCCTACTCGGGCAGCAGAATCAGTTATACCGGCATCCGTCCGCTCACCTCCTGCTTCCAGGATGAGAAGCGCCAGAGCCGACTGGGCGGCGACCTGATCATCATCTTCGGCGGCACCAACGACTGGGGACAGGCCGACCAGCCGACAACAAAAGAGGTCTTTACCGAGGCCTATGAGAATTTGGTTGCTCAGATGCTCAAGCGCCACAGCACAAGCGAGCTGTACTTCTGCACCCCGCTGCAGAGAACCGACCGGGCACTGGATGAGCCGAACATGCACGGTTGGACCCAGCTCGAGCTTGCCGCATCTATACGCAGCATTGTAGCGGCACACCCCAAGGCACGCCTTATCGACCTCGCAGCCTTTCCCATCCACGCAGGAGACGGGATGTTGACAGACAACCTCCACCCCACCAGACAGGGAATGGAAACCCTCTCACACCTTATTCAGCAGGGATTAGGGCTTTAG